GGACTTAAATTATAAATGACCTAACAATCTGATGTTTTTAATAAACCTAAGGTAACCACGTTAAGTTTTCTTGAAAATGATcgaatttagtgatttttaaactATACAGATTTACTTGGCCATTTTGATGGTCAATATAACCTTAGAGATTTGGTTGTAATGTCTAAGCCGGGTTTGGgaagttacatttggtggtattagagctaggttCAATAACTTGGCTTAGAAAAAAAGTTATGAGACTGCATGCATGTTTTTGAAAAGGggtattttggaaaaaaaacctGCCATAGTgtttttattagaaaatttttcagaAGTAAAAACTCTGAGACTTCGATGTCATTTTTATTAGTACTGTTACTATTAAACTATAGACAAACACTAGGACTAAactacataaaattttaagactTTAGAAactgaaaatacaaaaaataactagtatttgtattttatgaaattgtAGATAAgatttaaaaacgtaaaaattgaGATAACATAATGAGTACATGTGGAACATGAGCCTGTGGTATGCGAACTCGTGGTGGGCATCGTCGAGtggctaaatgtaacaccctaaacccagcctaggTGTCAAGACCAAGTCCGAAGAGTTACATTGACGTTACTGGAAAATCACATTTATAAACGCAAATAAAAGGAAACCATTCAACACGTTATAAAAATCATAGTAATCAACAACGTCATattgtcgagaccatttttaaatcgagttttggaaaatgggaatcgactttaagaaaaacgaaaatgggagtcgccaccaatctttttaggtgtgattggatcaccaatAAATCGTTttgtttaaaatcattagttttggtctacgagatcaagaaaatgggttcgggagtcggttacgaacgaggaagggttagcaccctcgtaacgcccaaaaattggtacctaattgattatcaagtgtctttaatgtcggaattttgaaagttttaagatacaatcctcttttatttagaatgttttgatttgaaaaatttagGTTCGCTTATTTTAAACGAgtcaaaatatcacatccagtaaATTAAGAagcaatattttaaaacttttgaagctaagcttgtcttttgaaaatttctatttcgaaactacaaaacatcatatccagtaagttaggacaccaTGTTTTGAAATTCCAAAATAGTTatttgtattttgaaaatttcaaaaatacttaGAAGGGTGCTAGATTATCAAAATCaatgagaaaagttgcaacccagtaagttagggcactactctTCTCGAAGCTTACAAATACTAAAcattgcattttttttcttttgaaaacttgGAATCTCGTCTTTAAATTGATGCATAAGGAATCATATTACATTATAAATCATGCATGATAACATATTATCGCAACAGGtaaataaaacatgcatttaaacaaTATGATAGCAATAATATAAAGATCAAACATTAGATACgtacatattaaaaaataataaatataacaaatctTAACCACATACGTACAaagatatacatagcatatattgaagatgaataagcaaaacatacaaacatacaaagtaataaataatttaaaaaatgatgcatgatatacaatttaatatataaacaaaaaaatagtaatataatatcTATGTTCATAAAATAcaacatcaaataataattataaaataacatttaatacataaatgatatatacaatataaaaatatataaaagaattagtatatataaaaatataaaataaagtgagtaatcgttaacaaaatatacatataatacaaataaaaatatgatatttaataataattttaaaatagtatttaatatacaatatataatatataataacaaaaaattataaaagaataataattatataaaataaaaaaatatattggtttaaaaaaaataatatgtaaaataaaaagtatgtagaagaatttatatttataataaaataattatataatatataaaaatatcagtttaaaatgaaataacacataataaataaataattaattaataatgaaatttatatatatatatataatatgagttaaaaatataatttaataataataatttacaaattttaaaattataaacaatataatgaataatataaaacataaataatataatagataatatactatatacataatatagaataaaaaataatataataagtaatatataataaaaataaaaaatataataaatgttatataaataaatataatataaatatatataggaaagtaatatatgataaataaaaaattttaatataaatatataaatagtatttttaataataatatatgtatactttttaaaataaataaattatataaaaaataacaaaatttgaaataataaagaaagggctaaaattaaatttaaataaaattataaggctaatttaaaaaatgaaataaatttaattaaaaaaaactgaaaatggaGAAGGACTAATTGGGATATTATCCCACTttataaaaacacgcggatcctccccgggtaatcgggtcaacacgcTGATCCTTGCctcgaaacgacgtcgttttaggctTATTGAATTAAgataaaacggcgtcgttttactgatgttataaaaaaaaactttaaacctttattttaatcattcaaaaaaagaaaaaagagagagagagagctttAAAATTCTCTCAGAGCTCTGGTCAGTGGCTGTCCTGGCTCGTCCCGGAGCTTCACCACCTTCAGCCACACGCGCTTCACGAGCCACTGCCTAAGCCATCGTGCCTGGTGGTTAGGGCTTTCGAAGTTCCATTTTTCGCAGCGAGTCGAAAGGGTaacttctttactatttttataatgtaTTTTTTCTATATGTTGTATCAAAGAAGAACATgaataatgaaaagaaaattaaaagtatCACCTCTGTTTTTCAGTTAacgctttgattttttttatatcttcTTTTGTAAAAAAAACCGTGCGTTTACAGGTTACAAAGGAGGCTTTTATGCCAGTGTTTCTATTACATTTTGGGAAGAAATCTTTTATCTCTTTCcatatttgttttgtttctttgctgctgttctttctttcttttgcaggTAATCGAAGAAAGTAGACCACAGGCATTGATTCGGCCGTAGACCATGGCATGGTTCGAAGCCCGAGAATCACGGCACTGATTCGGGTCGCTGCGAGATGAACGGACATGAGTCAAAGGGGCGTGACTCTTGGTCTGATTGCGGCGTAAACCCTAACTAGGGTTCCCTGATGCTGAAGACAGATCGGGCCAATTGGGCCGATTAAGTCTTGGGTTTAGAGTATCAGGGGTAGGGTGTAAAGGGTATAGGGTAGTTTAGCTGGGTTACGGGTTAATGGGTTAGTAGGCTATAGTATTGGGTTGTgactagtctgtttgggtttgggtttagtATTCAGTtgggctaaaatgtaattttgggTTTTGTACATGGActgtaataaataaacatttatgtatttatttatttttggttttaaggcccgggcaaaaatagactattacagctgcccctctttgctcattgctgtgtaacaggaatagagcaaagactataaaaggaccaattttgcccgggcttgccgagtcttgagttcttgatccttgatcttctttaaatggcctcttgacgacttcaatccgctttactgcaactcaggaaggcgatatctgctatctttgatctgttccTCGTCGAACATAGAGATGCTAAATCtacttcttcgatttgttccctgacaatacagagatgccaaatcatcttagatttgcttcagcgtaaacacgtgaaagccaaatctgctatgtcttcgatttgttccttataaacacaaggatgccaaatcatcttggatctgcttcagtataaacatctgaaggttagatctgctatgtgtctgctttccgtcgaaatggagatgccagatctgttatcttggatctgctttggtGTGAGAACATCCgaaagtcaaatctgctatgtctttgatttgctccttgtaaacacaagaatgccaaatcatcttggatctacttcagtataacatctgaaggttagaccTGCTATGCTTTggtctgttaccctactacttagggggttaaggcgcatcATCTTTGATctacataacctgtagaatgcataTGTGCTCATGCctgatgattaggatgctataatCGAAGTGGGTCAAATGCTCTTAATTAGGCATGTTGtgatgcaaaatgttatgaatatgaaTTCTATTCCAGACGTCACCAGTCATTCCTTCATTTATCTTTACTTCTTTCAAAGTGTTATTCCTGTTCAGCCTGTAGACTTGTATCATTCTCCAAATGCTACGACCCACTGAGAATATCTGTAAGATAATCTTTTCTTAGAatcgaatcgtttgatttgtccaatcatcaattcggactggaagaaagaaattccTCAAGTTCTTTCAACCCTCACTTACGTGAATTTCTCAAACAATTGTCcagttttagtttcttgtatcatctagaaatttccagagtaatgcgcaaaacttcatttgtgaaaattatttagttcatctatcattattttaatgcaacatactttaagaataatagaaaatgaataaatcttgagaataattagatttgaatgaatttgtcaaaaatacaaaggaaattaatttgAAAGCCTAtttttgagaagaaaaaaaatctaaagatagcaaacaagacaaaagttagatgccctagatatcactgcttgagcgtttatatgccagctccatgaagactttcttgagttcaacatgtgtttaaaagatccaaagtactttgttgatgccccgatatgcaacgcgcttctctcttcgttgaatcagatatagcaagattaccgtATGCTCtttaaaatttgagctgccctttcgggttttcaactcaaaacccctttggtcacaaggcgccctttgcgggttttcaccttggcctctccattttttattttttattttatttttcgaaaactcaaggcgccctttgcgggttttcaccttggattctcctctcctttagacaaagtactttttgaccgagtctgaattcactgggttgggtaaactcttcccatccatttctgtcaaaatcaatgcacctCCAGAGAAAGCATTCTTTACGACATACGACCCCTCCCAATTcgacatccattttcctctaaagtctttctgaatgggaaggatcttttttagcacaaggtccccctcatggaattctcttggtcgtactttcttgtcataagcccgcatcattcgcttcttatacatctgaccatgaaaaatagcctttagcctcttttcctcaatcaagttcaactgatcatatcgcgatTGTATCCATTTAGCCTCATCCAACTTTATTTCTGACAAGACTCGGAGAGACGGTATCtctacttcaatgggtaacactgcttccatcccataaactaatgagaaaggagttgcccctgTAGAAGTtctgacggacgttcgataagctaagagtgcaaatggtagtttctcatgccaatctctataagtctcagtcatcttccccactatcttcttgatatttttgttagcaGCTTCTACTgctccattcatctttgggcgatatggAGAAGAATTatgatgcttaatcttgaactTACTACAAACTTCTGCAatcattttgttgttcaagttcaatgcattgtctgatatgatcctttcaggcatcccataccgacaaatgatctctttctttAAAAACCGACTCACATTCGACTTAGTAACATTTGcataagaagtagcctctacccattttgtgaagtagtcaatgaccatgaagataaaccgatgtccatttgaagctttcggtgatattggcccaatgacatccatgccacacatggaaaagggccatggaaaagtcataacatgtagaggtgaaggtggtacttgtatcttgtctccgtaaatctgacatttatggcatttcttggcgtagttgatacaatccccttccatggtagaccaataatatccaaacctcatgatttatctagccatcgtgaaaccattagcgtgtgtccgacaaacaccctcgtgaacttcttctaaaattaacTTAGCCTCCACGGCatcaacacatctcaacagtacttggtcctttatccttttgtacaagatgtccccatcCAAAGCGTAATCACGggctaatctccttaaagttcgcttatcattttcagttgcctattctgggtatttacgatctctcacatatcgcaatatatcctgataccaagggttatcatcattttcttcttcctcattGTTACAACAACAAGCTGGAGCCTCAaaaatactcatctgaatgggtctcatctcctcctctttattggctctaatcattgaagccaaggttgctagagcatctgccatctggttttcatctcgtgggatataattgaaagtgatgtcatcgaactccttAAGTATCCCCAAAACtatctttcgataattgatcaatttagaatcccttgtctcccattcacctctaagctgataaattaccaacgcagagtctccatatacttccaagGTTCTTATTCCTCGTGCTATTGCTGCTtggagtcccatgatgcatgcttcatactcggccatattatttgtgcaatcaaaatctaactTGCACGTGAATGGATAATAATCGTCATTCGGGGATTCCaaaactgccccaattccatttcccacTGTATTGGATGCCCCATCAAAGCTCAACTTCCAAGGATGATCTTCTGTAGCTGCtacacacatcaactcctcatttgggaaatcaaaattcaatggctcgtagtcttctagagctctactagctagaaattctgctatcgcacttccttttatagccttctaactcacatagactatgtcaaactctgaaagcagaatttgccatctcgtcattctcccattcaacgctgttgactccatcatatacttcaaagggtcatgttttgaaataagccaagtagtatgatatagcatgtactgtcttaaccTCCGTGTTGTTCAAATCAGAACGCAACACAATTTTTCGATAGGCGAGTATCTCATTTCACATTcggtgaatttcttactgaggtaatatatcgccttctcctttcttcctgactcatcatgctggccaagcacacatcccatggaattgcTGAATACTGATAAGTACAGTATTAGTGGTCTATCTGGACTGGGCGGAGATAACACCGGAGCATTCAACAAGTACTGTTTGACCTTTTCAAAAGTATTCTGGCATTTCTCATCCTAAGTgccttgattgtgctttctaaGGAGGCGAAAGATGGGATCACACTTCTCAGTTACTTGTGAAATAAACCGggcaatgtaattcagtcttcctagaaatcctcgaacttccttctgagtttgtggtggaggtaattctcgtatggctctgaccttgtctgagtcaacttcaGTTCCCTTTTTactgactatgaagcctaataactttcccgatctagctccaaaggtacactttgctggattgagtttcaactgaaactttctcaatctcaagaacaatcttttcaagacctcaatgtgctctttttctgtacgcgacttggcaatcatatcatccaCATACACCTCAATATCCTTATTCATCATATCGTGAAACAAGTTCACCATGGCCCGCTGGTATGTTGCCCCCGCATTCTTCAACTCAAACGGCATCACTTTGTAGCAAAAGGtaccccacaaggttatgaaggtagttttatcgatgtcctctggatgcatctttatctgattgtaccccgagaaaccatccatgaaagagaacaacgaatatcctgcCATGTTGTCTACTAAAGTATCAATGTGTGGCAAAGGAAAATTGTactttgggctagctttgttctGATCTCGGTAATCaacgcacattcgtaccttcccatctttcttaggaacaggtacaatgttagctacccattctgagtactttaCCTCTTGTAAGAAACCCGCATCGAACTGCTTCTTAACTTCGTCTTTTATTTTCAGAAcaatatctggcctcattctccgcaacttctgttggactggcttacaatcctgtcttattggaagatgatgcaccacaatatcggtatttaaccctggcatatcctgataggaccatgcgaagatatccttgaattcACGTAGCAACTCGATCAGTCCTTGCCTTGTGTCTTTAGCAATAAGTGTCTCAATTTTCACATCTTTCCCTTTCTCAagggctacattctctattgcctctttttcATGGGGCataatttgtttctcctcctgttttACCATTCTCAACAGATccggagacacatcacaatcctggacatcttcaaaatcctgagattcctctaaacacatgtcttgctcgcgagagaaatcaggatttgtaatatcaatgctcatgtcattgatatccagGGGCCTGTaaagtataaagaatatacaaagaatgaatgaattgaagaatgattatttatgtatcatgaatgaaagaataagaattaaaattttaacggaatattggttgataaaaatgaaacaatactcattgaaattgataaaagttatgttttatttaaataataatagataaacgtaagcctattttcaaaattgtaatcctattactcctaggctctagagtaataagaatgtttcgagaattactctgaagaattcctaaagactacaggaagttcctccGCAGTCTAGTTGTTCAAAGAGCTTTCTgattcgtaagggcgaatgccctcaaggttccTTTGCTCCGATCCTTTGTCGTGTGCAGCATTAATCTGATGACTCTCCTCTACAAGTAATCCTCTTGATATGAAGGTTTTGAATATAGGAGGGAATGTCATCGATTCCCACCCCACTTCTCTTCCATCTAAAAGCGTCCTTCTCCTTTCTTGGCGCTTCTCGATGTCTTTCCTTCTTTGCTTATagtctggcttgaagcccaaaCCAAAGCGGTCTTTCTTCTCAATCAACTTTGGGATCTGAGTCCCTCCTTGCAGATACTCTTCTAAACCTCTTCCTGGTAAGGCTCCCTTTCTCGCCATCACTCGTAGAGCCATCCTCGTAGCTTTTGCTATCTTTGGCACCAATAGCTTGCTTCCCTCCAAAATGAAAGTCGTATTCACAAATTCTAAATAGCGGAAGGAGCACTCAATAGACTCTTCGTTCGTCTCGACATAAGGGGCTTTGCTAGTGACTGCGgctataatgtcctcctccgtattgatggttattaaccgtTCATCGGTcactaatttcaatttttggtgcaaCGGCGAGGGCACCGCTCCcgctgagtgtatccatggcctgcctaataagcaattgtaggaaggcttgatatccattaccaagaagtcTACTTCATACATGTTCGGCCCAATTTCCAAGGGAATGTCAATTCTTCCCATCACCTTCCTTTCTGTACCGTCGAAGGCTCTTACTACATTCTGACATGTCTTCATGTGAGAAtcgtcaatgggtaatctgtttaATGTAGACAATGGTAGAACATTCAAAGCTGATCTATTATCATCGAGTATGCTTGAGAGTATGTACCCCTTGCATCGAGTGGTAATATGCAAGGCCTTAGTTGACCCTCTGCCCCCcggtgggatttcatcatcattaaagtagATGAAATTATCCGCGCTAATGTTGTTCACCAATCGGTCCAGCTTATTAacggatatgtcatgggtgacatatgtttcgttaagcaccttcatcaatgcTTCCCTATACGCCTCAGAACTCAAAAGTAGAGCCAATACTGATATACGAGCCGGCTGCttacgcaactgctcgaccacgctatactcgctatgtttaaggaactttagaaattccttagTCTCCTCCTCCTTTACTGGCTCATTGATGGGTACTTCGGTCTCTTTCTCCTTCTTAACCTCGACACCTTTTGTTTTTGTGGGCTCCACTCTGACGCCCCCGtatcataacgcttcccactCCGCGTGTGGCAACCTTCCACCTGCATGTCTTTAGATGCACTAGCTATATTTTCTTCCTCCGGCATTGTCACACTACAGTCATAATTCCATGGTATTctcttgct
The Gossypium hirsutum isolate 1008001.06 chromosome A07, Gossypium_hirsutum_v2.1, whole genome shotgun sequence genome window above contains:
- the LOC121203777 gene encoding uncharacterized protein; amino-acid sequence: MAGEMIENAIRGGKIEGEAAKRSAPRRKNNEVNNTSSFNSKVVTVGQPKVAVGHSIENCTGFKKAVERLIKMGLVKFDSTPNTKNSLSNHDNQGVNAIGEASKRRMKENVAEVRMPMKKEREKTENYCEFHGEEGHETQNCEEFSALVQGFIDNKELQIFEGSSYKREISVLEGEQKRTSQPRIIISLPGNNEVGTPVVPKVIIHKPTPFPYKDSKRIPWNYDCSVTMPEEENIASASKDMQVEGCHTRSGKRYDTGASEWSPQKQKVSRLRRRKRPKYPSMSHVVEQLRKQPARISVLALLLSSEAYREALMKVLNETYVTHDISVNKLDRLVNNISADNFIYFNDDEIPPGGRGSTKALHITTRCKGYILSSILDDNRSALNVLPLSTLNRLPIDDSHMKTCQNVVRAFDGRPWIHSAGAVPSPLHQKLKLVTDERLITINTEEDIIAAVTSKAPYVETNEESIECSFRYLEFVNTTFILEGSKLLVPKIAKATRMALRVMARKGALPGRGLEEYLQGGTQIPKLIEKKDRFGLGFKPDYKQRRKDIEKRQERRRTLLDGREVGWESMTFPPIFKTFISRGLLVEESHQINAAHDKGSEQRNLEGIRPYESESSLNN